One window of Bacillus sp. THAF10 genomic DNA carries:
- the fetB gene encoding iron export ABC transporter permease subunit FetB: MNPITLGMALVFVLIPIFLSRSFRLGLEKDTSIAVIRSIIQLFIVGYLLTFVFESEGYFFIILMVMIIIGAAVQNVARKKTPIKGIVWKVAFTFIVIEVLTQGILLGLEITPPTAQYIIPISGMIIGNSMVLGILFLNRFTSEVESREDEIDLVLSLGGTPKQAVHNQLIQAIKASMIPTIESQKTIGLVQLPGMMSGQIIAGASPIQAVQFQLLIVFLLLTTAAVTSTMLGFLSYKTLFTDRMQLVRIR, from the coding sequence ATGAATCCTATAACCCTTGGAATGGCACTTGTATTTGTATTAATTCCAATTTTTCTTTCAAGAAGCTTCAGACTAGGATTAGAAAAAGATACGAGCATTGCAGTCATTCGTTCCATTATACAATTGTTTATTGTTGGTTACTTGTTAACGTTTGTCTTTGAGTCAGAGGGCTACTTTTTTATTATTCTGATGGTGATGATCATTATCGGGGCTGCCGTACAAAATGTAGCAAGAAAGAAAACACCAATAAAAGGGATTGTGTGGAAGGTTGCGTTCACCTTCATTGTTATTGAGGTCTTAACACAAGGGATTTTGCTTGGACTTGAAATTACTCCTCCTACAGCACAATATATCATTCCTATAAGTGGCATGATTATTGGTAATTCTATGGTGCTTGGAATACTTTTTTTAAATCGTTTTACCTCTGAAGTGGAATCGAGAGAGGATGAAATTGATTTGGTTCTCTCGTTAGGAGGAACTCCGAAGCAGGCTGTACATAACCAATTGATTCAAGCAATTAAAGCAAGTATGATTCCAACAATTGAAAGTCAAAAAACAATTGGATTAGTTCAATTACCCGGAATGATGAGCGGACAAATTATTGCAGGTGCAAGTCCCATTCAAGCGGTGCAATTTCAATTGTTGATTGTCTTCTTGTTGTTAACAACTGCTGCAGTTACTAGCACAATGCTTGGATTTCTGTCATACAAAACG